The sequence CCAGTTTAAAGCCTAGGTTCGCCAAGGCTAGACGTAGGAGGGATTATGAGTATGTCTCGGAATTACTCAATGATGTAATTTCCTCTCTTTCGCAGTCTTTTCAATGAAGTTCGAGGCTTTATTATACATCTTACTGATGTTAAAACCGTGCCCCCTAACGATAACCATAACGGCTAGCGTCAGTAACAGTACCGTAGATTTAACACGCCTATAGAACCTGCTTAATTGTCTCTGTTTTGCCATCTCCGATTCTTAGATTATTTACGCCACACACTTATATTTATCTCTGCGCTGGGCTATGCGTGTCTGAGTCGGCAATGGCATTTAGCATTGCAAGGAGATGTTCGTCATATATGGACTTGGTGGGTGGTTCAATGGCGGAATACGATTTCATAGAGTGGTTTCTCAACCAAATAGACAACCCCTTATTCTCCTACGAGCTACAACCGGTGAGTGTCCTATTATGGAGGGATAGATTTTCGAGGGTAATTCATGGCAGCAATGAATTCAGGGCGTTAAGTATGCCGCTAACCCTGGGTGGTTCTGGCAGGGGTAAACTAACAATGGATATCAATGATTCAGGAGGTAAGGTATTGCTCACGGATTTTCCAGAGGACATGGATGATGCGAAGTACATATACATAAGGGCCATGGAGAAGGGCGCCCTTGCGGTTATCTTCAGGGACAAGTATCCGGGTATTACCAGGAGGATTGTGGTGACGGCAACACAGGATTACTCCTGGGATAGGGCACCACCGCCGATCATTCCTGCCCTTACTGTACCCAAGGAAGTTGGTGATGAATTGGGTAGGCATGTGGGTGAGGAGGTGGATTTCATTAGTGATGTTGAGACAAAACTCAGCACGGGATATAACCTAGTTGTGAACCTAGAGAGTGATAAGGAGGAATCTGTGATACTGGCGGTTCACCATGATCATTGGTTAACGGGCTACGCAGATGATTGCCTAGGTGTTGGGCTTGGTACATTGCTTCTACTCAGTGCTGTCAGGAACAGATCCTCATTCAAGAGAGGGCTAAGCTTCATATCATTTACGGCAGAGGAGGCAGGCAATCCAGGCTTTGCAAGCCTGTATTGGGCATATGGCTCCACCAGGTACGTGGAGTACCTAAAGAGGAGGGAGCTACTTAACAGTGTGTATGCTGTACTTAACCTGGATGTCGTTGGTAGGCAATACGTGACCCACACGAGTGAGGACTTGTCAATGCAGTTAAGTCAATTCGTGAGTACACAGTGGGAGCTTCCGAAACCCTACTTCGATTCCCTGAACTTTGAGATGAATGGAATACCGGCAATGACACTGTCGAGCCTCGATTATTACTGGGATGTATACCATACGGATAGGGACACGGAAGACAAGGTGAATGTCCAGGAAATAGACTCGGCACTCAAGGTTTCCCACCAATTACTTAATCACCTTCTGACGAATGACCTAACCCCATCGCCCTACATCTCAGTCCTAAACAGAGACATAATAAGTGTGGGCCTTGGTATAGAGCTCCGGGAGGATTGGGAAACATATAGGTTGGTTAAGTACTTGTTGTCTAAGTACTTAGTTGAGTATAGGCGTGATGGTTCTGTGAAGACCATATACACGAATTCCATACTGTCCTATGTGAGGAGGTTCATAAACATAAACGACATTAACCAAGTGCCCCTTAGGGTTGAGGAGATGGGGACCGGTAGGGTAATCATGGACACAAGCACCATAAAGGACACCAGGCAGTTGAGTGAGTATATCACGCAGATAATTGAGTCCCTGACTGAGGACATGAACATTAACCTAGTCACTTA is a genomic window of Vulcanisaeta souniana JCM 11219 containing:
- a CDS encoding M28 family peptidase, with the protein product MSESAMAFSIARRCSSYMDLVGGSMAEYDFIEWFLNQIDNPLFSYELQPVSVLLWRDRFSRVIHGSNEFRALSMPLTLGGSGRGKLTMDINDSGGKVLLTDFPEDMDDAKYIYIRAMEKGALAVIFRDKYPGITRRIVVTATQDYSWDRAPPPIIPALTVPKEVGDELGRHVGEEVDFISDVETKLSTGYNLVVNLESDKEESVILAVHHDHWLTGYADDCLGVGLGTLLLLSAVRNRSSFKRGLSFISFTAEEAGNPGFASLYWAYGSTRYVEYLKRRELLNSVYAVLNLDVVGRQYVTHTSEDLSMQLSQFVSTQWELPKPYFDSLNFEMNGIPAMTLSSLDYYWDVYHTDRDTEDKVNVQEIDSALKVSHQLLNHLLTNDLTPSPYISVLNRDIISVGLGIELREDWETYRLVKYLLSKYLVEYRRDGSVKTIYTNSILSYVRRFININDINQVPLRVEEMGTGRVIMDTSTIKDTRQLSEYITQIIESLTEDMNINLVT